DNA from Mugil cephalus isolate CIBA_MC_2020 chromosome 5, CIBA_Mcephalus_1.1, whole genome shotgun sequence:
AAAAGGAACAATTCTACTCGTgtgctgtaaatgtgtgtgtctctgtgtgtgcttaCGTACAGGACTTATCTGGATCAAACAAAACTGAATCCACAGACTCACGTGATAACAGCAAACATGATTTTTGTTCTAcatttgtattatatttactttcttttttaattttggggaatgttttttatatgtttctGTCAATTTATTTGCCCGGAACCTCCGAAAATCAAGTAGATTGAGGTATTCTGACAAACCACGAGGCAGCATTCAAGCTACTgaagtcatttaaaataataataataataatgtttgatGGGTCagaactttaaaaagaaagacgtattaatattaaatgttaatatgcCAGTGAGGGAATTATCTCCTTCGCAGTTGCCATGCTGTGTTATACACTATATTACATAGCAGGCAAAAACACATCTACACATAACCAAGGGAGTAGTCCATCCGGGTGGTACCAGCCTACCATGTGGCCATAATTCGAGTTTCTCACCAACGATTCACCAGCAAATTACATCAAACAAACTAAGGACGGGCAATTCACACATCAATACTAATTGATTGGCGTAGTGTACTTTTTATAACACCGGTTAGGCTTATAAAACTTAGATCATCAGTCCCTGTATCACCATCTGTGGGCAGTCTCTGTAGGCGTGGTATCCATAAATACCGCAGAGCCTCTCTCCGTGCGCTCTTTCACACCGCTCCGCTCGGGCAGGCTTGACGCACAAGCCCTCACGTAACAACGAAGAGATCGCAAACAGGTGGACTTAATTcacccaaaaacaaaataataataacaaaccaaaaaaataaaaaagaaagaaaagaaaacagcaaaaggGGAAGGATTAGGAAGGAAACAAGcggaatacatttatttttttttctaaaagtcACTGGAAGTTTTTGGCATCATGAGGATTTTCTTCGTTGCGCTCCTGCTGGTTCATGCCTTGGGTACGTATCGCGCTCATGTATGATAACCAATGCGTTTTAAGTTGGAGAAACGTATTTCTCAGGCGGCTgcctttttccccttttcctttgCCCCCCCTCCATTGCGTCTTCTTCTAGTCTACCTGTCTCCTTTTCGCTGTCCGTGAAGAAGCCTCTCTGAGCGTTGCCCGAGAGCTGTTAGGCGTCCTGTAAACTTGTAATCTTTAAGGCAACGGTTTTCATGATGCCAGGCTATTCGGGAGCTAATGGGGTCATCTCTCTATTTTAGAGCATGCTTTATGTAACTggatacatttatttttaactcataTTCTTGCCTGACATTAGCTAACTGTCTGTTCATGCATTTTGTGCGCCTGTATGAGACAGATGGGGGTAGGATGTGTGCCAACATTTTTCTCTTCCAAAATCCCAAACTCCTAATCCAAGGGAGGACTTTCTAGTTGCAGTCTCCCTCCTGCTTGAGTGCCGCCGAGCAAGGCACGGCACACATATCAGCCACTGAGAGCCGTGCCCTCTCCCTCTGAGGGTTTCCTAACCAGGGCTCAGCTGTGCAATAACTTAGAGGCAAAGATCAGAGTCTAGCCTCCTTTCCCGCAACATGTTTCAACTTGTCCCTAGCGGTCCGCCCACCTAGAAACTCTAACCTGAGGGAGAGTTTCTGTGCTACTGATGTCTATGCCGTGCATCGCATGCAAAGGTTAACGTGTCAAActcttcctttccctcctctAGCGGTGTCCAGACTGGTCAGCGGCGCTGCCGTCGGCAGGTATGAGGACGACAAGCAGCAGCACACGTCCGTCATCAACTTGTCGGACGCAGCCAAAGACAGGAGggtagaggaggagagcagaggcgTGGATGCCACCACAGTGGATTATGGGCAGACAGTCGAGGCGGCGgagtatgatgatgatgagtatTACTATGAAGACGAGGATGAGGAGGGCCTGTCTGGAGACTACGACGTGGAAATACCAAGAGGTGAGGGGAATCATTTTTGCAATTTccacagatttctttttgtacacaaagaggaaaactgaagctaatttgtttgtcttcttACTTGCTTAGTCGCCATGTCGAGCAAGCCCAAAGACCCGTCTGGCGTCCTGGAGGCCGAGAGCACCGAAGGAACGAGAAAGAagggaaagggaagaaagaaggGGAAAGGCAAGGGGAAGAAGAGGAATCCCTGCCTGAAGAAGTATAAGGATTTCTGCATTCACGGCACCTGCCAGTACCTGAGGGACATCCGCGCCCCGTCCTGTGTGTAAGTACGACCGCCGCGTCTTCCTGCACAACATCCGGCGCCGCAAGCCTCTCAATTGCAAATGACTCAACCGGTTTTCCTCTGTCCTCCCATTCAGGTGCCACCCAAATTACTCCGGCGAGAGGTGCGAGTTCATCACACTGCCCGTCCACGTCACGCCCCCCGGATACAGCAGGACAACGGCCCtggcggtggtggcggtggtgctGTCATCCATCTGCCTCACCATCATAGGACTTTTGTTAATGCTCAGGTGGGTAAAACACTCGCACACAGCTACAAACACGAACCaataacaagaacaagaacagtCCGATTGAACCTCTCTTGTTTCTAACAGGTTTCACAAGCGGGGAGCGAACGATGTCGAGAGTGACGAGAAGGTCAAGCTAGGGTTAGAATCCAACCActgaagagacaaagagaggtgAGGACCTACAAACATCTGCCCCGGTCAACATGTGCGTTATTCTTTGTTGCTTGAATGAGAAGCTcacgttctttctttttctttgtttcttctgccTGCAGGAAAAGATGCAGAAATTCTACCtcaaaatagaaaaagagaaCCGCAACAGGAGGTCCGAGGCGAGACATGAACGTACGTGAAGAAGGGAACGGAAGGTGTCCTGCCCGGCGTTCTGCCAGACGTTCAGATAAAAGAGCGGGCAGCTGAACGTATTCCCGGTGGCctcggaagaagaagaagaagaagacggccTGACTGGAACTGGAatactaaagaaaaaacacaaaaaaacaagaaaaataaaattaaaataaaaataaaaaccaaaggCCCAGAGGATGGACTGGAGATGGGAAGAGCGTTTGGGCGGCGAGCACGAAGGGACGAGAAGGCGGAAACATGTCTACACTCTGCGCTGCTTCTTGactgtgtgaaaagaaaaggaactgAAATTCTCAATCGGGATTTTTGATTTTCTCTCCCAACAGACAGCATTTTATATCGCCCTGCACAAGgccattttttgttgttttgttttttgtttttttcgttttttttttttgtgtgtgtgtatattgtcaacaatatatttataattttaatttatttatttatgttaactATATTTATGGAGATTTTTAAccaccttgtgcagtttttaaaataataatgttacaactgttttttgtatttcttattggacaatatttatttatgaaacatAAAATCAGACATTGCAGACGCTCCGAGTAATTTCGCGAGGAGAAGCTGCAATGCGTAAATATCTGACTTTTGACTCCAATCTAGGCACTCACTAGATGATCAATAGCACTGTGATTAATAAATTGATCATTGAatagactgttttttttttttttttaattattgacGATAGTTTTAAACGAGAGCGAGGCTTTTTAGTAGCGGCctgctcacactcacacatttacAAATACTCACGCCGGCTTCAGCAGCTGTGGGTTCACGGCTCATCAGTATTGGTAATGAGGGACGCGGGCCAGCCCTCGctcttccatttttttccccacccgaCCTTATCCTGCAGGTTCGGGGGATGTTCAGGCCACGTTAGCCTTCGCGTCCTGCCTCAGATTTAAGGTGACGCATCGACATACTTGTAAGGTCATCGCATCACGGTGCGCCGGCTTCTTCGTATTGATGAGCTCTCGGCATGTGTATTGctaagaatcttttttttttaaaaaaaaacaaaaaacaaaaaaaaaaagggagtcaAAAATCAAATGCACTGTAAGCAAGGATTGGTTATAAACTCGTTGTCATGTCTTACCATCATTAGAGGAGAAATGTTAAGCTGtcaaaggaagaaataaatgtgaattcAAGTGTTCTGCCCTTTCAAATCCTGCCTTGCAGTTTTTTGAAGTGATTtataattgtgattttttttcagagcagaataaaaaaagaaaaagaaagaaacgatTTGTGCTTTTGCCGTTTCTCTTGCATCCACCTCGCTGCTCTTAACATCAGCAGGGGCCCTCACATGTCGAGCTGAAAGATCAGTCAAGTGAGGTCAAGTTTATTTTCGCTCTTTCGTTCGCTTCCTGAGTGTGACCACGCAGCCGTGAATGTCCGGCTAATGATAACGCCGGTATGTTCTTTtgccccccctccgcccccccgTAATTATAGTAAACATAATATTTTTACTCCCCCCACCCCCGTGGCTGATATGCAAGCCACCGCTTTTAACCAAAGCACCTGTATCCTGGCCATTAGTGCTTTTACCGTGTGTTCAGCGCTCGAAAGCCAAATATTTTTAGTCGGCACAGTCTCGATATGGACTCAGCAAGCCTTCCCATGTATGTTTAATTCTGGTTATCTGGCCCGGGTCGTGGAAATACATACAAAAGgctgttaaaacacatttctctcttcCAGTTCAACAAATGAAGCCCATGTTTGTCGGAGGCCTTTCTCATCTGGGCCACATGAAAGACGAACGCATTATTCATTTCATGTGTTGGCAACGGCATCATCGGTCTCGCTGACAGATCAGTCATGCTGCGTGTAATGAGCGCGGCTCGCGGGCTTCGCTGTGTGCGCGCCGGGGCCTCTGGGAACAGATGTGGGGCGTGTGAGCCGGGGAGCACCTGACGATCGGCCACAACACATCACGCCACAGCGCCGCACGCCATTACTCACAAAGCCAACAGATGTCATGTTCAAAGACGCACCACCAAGCGTAACATCTGAGACCTCAGCCGGCCCCCGAACTGCCACAGGGTTCAGAGAGACCGCACACGGCAAATCCCGGgaagcaaaaagaaacaaaaaaaaaaaaagtgcagtcaTGTGTGCCGCACGCAGGTTTAATAATGGAGGTAAGGACGGTCAAAAGACGCAGCTGGACTCAAAAGGCAGGTTGAGACGCAGCCAAATGTTAGTCACCCCTTGAGTTCGACTCCTACACGGATGTTGTTACATcggcattgtgtgtgtgtgtgtgtttgtgcggtAGGGTAATGCCTCAGCGGTGACTCTATGTGGGCTGCAGGGGTTAACCGAACCATTACAAGCAAGAATCCACGGCAAAACATGCATGTTTGCTGTCTGTGGGTAAGATTCCCATACTTTCTATATATACTGAACAAACAAGATGCTTAAGGACTCCCATGTTCACGCTGGAGGGTGGCAGCCAGAGACAGATGTTCAACTGAAATATAAGGGTGTGGCACCAGATTCAGAACTCGTGTGTTGAGAAACAGCACTTTAGATTATGACACTCTCGTTTTCAGGGGGGGGCGAGAGGGATATGCTGACAGCTGTTATTTCTCAACTGCGAAAAAACGTTTCTTATGCGCTAACgcacatgtgtgtgcgcgcgcgcgtgtttGCATGTGCGACGGGAGCTGGTCATTTACAGTAGTGGAGCCACCTAATCCTGGCCTCTCAATGTCAAGTAGCAGAGCGCACAGAAATAGTGTCGTGCAGTCATGCTCACATAGCTGCTATTCCCGGGGCTGATGGCCACCAAAGAGGCAGAATGCTAAGAGAGCGGGGAGTTCGCCGCGTTCTGTTTTTCAGCAGCCCGGTGGAGCGCTGCCAGGAAATAATGTCCAGTACGGCGGGCCCATCGTCAGGCACCAGCGCCGCGCCACTTCTGAATTTTCCATGTAGGGGCCTCGGCTGCAGCCTCGCAACAGGTTCTCCGGCCTGGGCATCGGAGGCTGAGTGTTTCTCAGCGTTCCTGGAAGGACTCGGGGCGGCATGTTTGCACGGCTCCGATGGAATTTCCTCGCAGGTTGGCCAAAATCCATTGGAAGTGGTAGAATTCATTGTGTGGCAGGCGCCCGTGGGAAAAACCGGGGTCGCTATTGTTTTTGAACCCTCTTTTGGCAGCAGTTAGTTTTCCTTAAAGGTGTGCTCGCTCAGTTTCGGTTCTCACACTCAcactaatgtttctgtttgagaTAGTGGTACACAGGGCGATTAAACAGCAGTTACATAGCTGATTAAAGGCAACCTGTTATACTGCCGATGAAGACGATTATTTCTCCctgtcatttatttctctctttgtaGAAGATGATCCGAGCAAAGTAAACTACTCAGTTGTCTTGAGACGTTGCCAAATACTACGGTAAAGCAGTTCTATTGGATTGAATCAGTGTAAGGAGTTTGTTGTGAAAGGTGCTTCCTGCCCCGCTGAGTAGCAACAATGGGTAGTTTCCACACTGATATGGAAGTGCGCACGCCAACAGTTGGAAAcgtaattatttttttaccgGACGCCATCAACAGGAACTTATTATTACCTGAAATTAATGAGTGTGAGCATGCCACGGCGTAACAGATGTCAAAgttttgcagaaaataaaacgCGCGCACTGGGCAACTGCCCCCGGCGAAGTCAATAAGAAGAGCCGGCGTGCCACTCAGGCCTGACTGATGAAGTGACGACAGGGGCACGGCCATTGTCGCATGACAAGGAGGGGCTGCGATGGATCATCGTGTTGTACATGTTTATGTCGCCCCATTTACAAAGTGCTGACCACAGAGTGTTGGGAGGATGACAAGAATGAAGAGAAGGAGTTAGAGATAAGGTCGAAAGAGTAACACGAGACGCGCGGGGAGAGACGAAaagtggaggaaggagagaatgGGTCAAGGTGAGAACTTCTACTTAGGAGGGTGCTGACTTGTCTTCGCCTGTGCGTGGATAAAAAAGATCATGGTGTCAGAGTCACTCTGTCACTGCCTATCATagctcctcttccctctctggCCCTTCACTTTTATTTACCCTTcagttgctgcctgtttttttttttttctttattcctgCCCCTCGCGTATCCCCCGTCCTCTCCTCgtttcctcatcctcttcctgcctcctccttctcctcccgcTTTTTCACATCTGAAGCGGACACACGTGCCCAAAGCCGGCCTTACAATTCACACACGTTTCTTGTGCGGCCGTGAGCAGCCCACGTATGGCAGGGATACAAAGTAATTAACGCtcgtttttcattcatttagaagGTATTTGCTTACAGACCAACACCCCTTGTGTTGCTAGATGAAAACGCAGTCATTGCTGACTCatacctcctccctccactaCTTCATCAAGCTCAGCCACCTCTGTTCGCCATAAAACGGGTTTCTCTTACCGCTCGCACCGAAGCGAacggaaatgaaaaaaaacgtTGCCTCCGCGAACTCTTAACGTCCAGTAATTGTGGTAGGCTAATCAGCCCCTGGCTCCGCGTTAAAGCTACTACAGTGCCAGTGATCTCACCTAAATCATCCCTCTTCTTGTAAAAACACCCATAAAAGATGGATAACTCGTGGCGTTAATGCCGCCTCATATGTGCGCGCACTGTTCCCTGTAATTAGTCTCTGCGGGCGCACTAGTGTAATCTACTGTCCTGCATCACAGAATGCAAAACCTACTGCCTGACCTTTGTAGAAAGTAACGGCAGCCGTAAATATGCCGGTGCCTGTTTGAAATTCAAGTTTGATATTAACCGTTGTTAAAGAAATATGTCACCGAAATGATTTAGGTGACCTCTGCGCAGACTCTGCTGCTTCCTATGTCGAAAGAAAGCAGCTCAGCTCAGTCCTGCCCTCGCCTCTTGCTCCTGATTCCAGCAGCTGGGCAGGGATACCAGCAGATTCCCTGCTGCTGATGTCACCCTGCTGGACAGACACTTGTTATGTATCATGGTCACACTATTAAATTCTCACTGAGGTCTATTTAGGCCCCAAGGAGGCTGATGGCGGCATCGCATTACCTGCTGGGTAAGGCGAGAGGTTAGGGACGGGGAGAGAATAACTGGAGTTGGGTTAAGAGGGGacaagggaaggagggagacggCGGTGAGGAACAGGAAGAGAGTAAAGAGAAAGCCACCCTTTACCCAACGGACACTGGGTAAACAACACATACACGCTGagcaaaataaatcacacacacacacacaacagcatgCCAGCAAACAGACAGGAAGACTGAGTGACTACATGCCTGACTCATGTGTTTTCTCTACCCCTTACAAGTATATACCCTGCGGTTctctgaaatcaaatgaaaaacaaaactcctcCCATATCCGCCCGGCGTTCGGTGTGTGTACAGAAGCAAGTATCTAATGGTGGTTTTCAGAGGATCAGCCTAACGCGTGCTGGCTAGCTGAGCTGGCTGAGCTGGCTGACACCGCAGCTTATGACAAAGGAGGGGCAGACGGATGTCGGAGAGGACGGCAGCAGGCTCCGGTTACCGCAAGGAGTGGGCTCCAGGCATTCTTCTTCACTGTGTTTCCTTTGTGGCCGGCTGCTgttgaaattaaaacaacacctcacccccctcaccccaaAGGCAAACACTTTAAGCAATCTCATTGTTACCGAGTGATCCCGAGTGGATCTTAAGAAAAGAGTTAAGGGATTTTCTTTGTGGTGAAATACCTCTCGATACCTAAGCCATGAGTGTTGGATATTTCTCAGGGGAGGAATATCCCTGTCCCTCCGACAAAAAAAGAAGGTCAGCGCTCTCAGGCAATGTGTCAGACATAATCCCACAACTCCCACAAGTCCAACGGTGCAGACAATCAGTCAAACAGACCAATCCGCCAAGACTCTAATGCACTAAAGCTTACTTTTTGACTGTCAGCCTAGTGGCTATCAAGGCTTCACACGTCTGACTTTTAAACTTTGTCAAGCCTATGTCCACGTCTGCTCTTGTGTATATGCCTCCAATTGACTGCTTCAGCTTTATTCTGTCTGttagcatgaaaaataaaaataagggcACATATCCACAGGATCAGGGTATCAGACAACCGGGGAATTAGGTAATGATGTGTAAAATAAACTTTGGCAGTAtcaagttgaactaatctcagCTTCAGGGTCGCACAATTTAGGCAACGACCAACAGGAGCAAATTATCTGATTGACTGACATCAACAACACTGACCTTTACCACACGTACACAACGTCCTCAACTTTGGTTCCCATCATATTATAATGGAAAGGACGATTCAGAGAACTAAACTTTTAATACATGATGCCCTCGTCTGCATCTCTGAAGTCGTTAGCATTCACTGTGAGTGTGGCAGTTTATTTATATCGCAGCTACAtgcaagcttatttcccttggAAACATTAGGGGTGGGAAACTGTCCACTAGTGACCAACTGTAAGCTCCAAAGCGACGGGCTGAGAGCAAAGCGCCTTTTATGTGGATGGGGCTTAAGAGTCTTCACGCTAGTATTTCTGTAaatggacacacaaacaggaaaagacCAGCAGTGATTTAGTGACAAGAGGGTGCTGGCTCAAATTGGTTGTTGCCTCTAAGAGGAGATGGGCCTTCTCTGTTGGCCTGCAGGTtatcaaaatcactgacttacattttaatattttcacattaatcTTATTGAATTATTCCCAATAGCCTGTTATTGGCTTGcctgtctctgagctgcagtgCTTCTGGGAGTGTAACGTTGCACAAGCGGAAGTTTGAAAGAAGTTTGAAATACATTGTAATGACACATTTCAAGTTCGTATTTTTGGGCCCGTGTCTGTGGCCTAAGTTAGTGTCAGTGTTTCTCTGATTGGTGGGTCAGAGAGCTGCTCCGTTTAAGCCAAGCTAGCGGATAGCTAGCTAGAGATTTTGATTGGCATTGAAGCTTCTGCTAGAGTTACGATGCACCGTCCTGTTTTATTGCATATCCTTATGATGCTGATGGTTAATCGCATCAAGAGGTGTTTTGAATGAAGGTTGCAGGGAATTCAAGGCCCACGCAGGAAATTCACCGCCTCCCACTGTGTCCAATTTGTGCTGGTAGTGGGACGTCGGGTGAACCCAGATGAAGAGGTGGCATCACTGACAGTGTCTTCCTTTCAGAGGTAGCTCCATCCATACCCTAGCTATATTTCTGGTATTCTCTCATAAAATCTGAATGGGAAATTCACAGGTTTACCAAAGCGACCAGCACCTAGAACATCCACATTGACCCAGCGTCAGATATAACCAAGTGGGATTGCTTTATGGTATACGCCGACAGGGCAGTAGTCACATCAGTGGTGTCGGGTAAACGCTAGCAGTAGCGTGCGAACATGCTCATAATGTCAGTGGGCTGATGGCAGGCAGGTACTATATTTGCAATGTTCAAGGAGCGAGCAAATGTCACGAGTGTTACTAGTTCTTCGGGTATTTGGTGATTAAATTCTGACCTGCCGGTTACTGGAAGGAGAATGCAAAATAGTTCCAACTGATCCTGAGCGTGTTTATTGAACTTCAATGCATTTCACTAAAAGCCTCATTTGCCAACCTGGGTGgcacataaaaaaagatgaggGCGGAGGGGCGATG
Protein-coding regions in this window:
- the hbegfa gene encoding heparin-binding EGF-like growth factor a — protein: MRIFFVALLLVHALAVSRLVSGAAVGRYEDDKQQHTSVINLSDAAKDRRVEEESRGVDATTVDYGQTVEAAEYDDDEYYYEDEDEEGLSGDYDVEIPRVAMSSKPKDPSGVLEAESTEGTRKKGKGRKKGKGKGKKRNPCLKKYKDFCIHGTCQYLRDIRAPSCVCHPNYSGERCEFITLPVHVTPPGYSRTTALAVVAVVLSSICLTIIGLLLMLRFHKRGANDVESDEKVKLGLESNH